Proteins encoded by one window of Salvia splendens isolate huo1 chromosome 7, SspV2, whole genome shotgun sequence:
- the LOC121811391 gene encoding protein trichome birefringence-like 19, giving the protein MESLPIRKARNLIRRTKIIWIATAAAIILVAAICVNSSQYASPPPKSPSMAPPAQHSKVFDGHEDCDIFSGDWIPNPEAPYYTNKTCWAIHDHQNCMKYGRPDSDFMRWRWKPNACNLPLFNPYQFLHIVRGKSLAFVGDSVGRNQMQSIICLLSRVEYPIDMSPPTTDKHWKYVNYNFTMSYFWSPFLVRSGVRDDVGPTNTGLFNLYLEEFDESWTNQIHGFDYLIINAGHWFNRNTVYYENRRVVGCRYCLLPNITDLPATYAYRRAFRTAFRALENFDGVTLVRTFAPAHFEGGEWNAGGDCVRRRPVGSNDTVLDGQTLDMYTAQLEEFRAAMGRGKRGMRAMDVTKMMLLRPDGHPSRYGHWAEEKVVLYNDCVHWCLPGPIDSGADILLHMLKMEARRG; this is encoded by the exons ATGGAATCTCTCCCAATTCGAAAAGCCCGAAATTTGATAAGAAGAACAAAGATAATCTGGATAGCAACAGCAGCAGCGATAATACTAGTTGCCGCAATCTGTGTAAACAGCTCGCAATACGCCTCTCCGCCACCCAAAAGCCCATCAATGGCGCCTCCGGCACAACATAGCAAGGTATTCGACGGCCATGAAGACTGCGATATCTTCAGCGGGGATTGGATCCCGAATCCAGAGGCTCCGTACTACACGAACAAGACATGCTGGGCCATCCATGACCACCAGAACTGCATGAAATACGGACGCCCCGATTCTGACTTCATGAGGTGGAGGTGGAAGCCCAACGCCTGCAATTTGCCATTGTTCAACCCCTATCAGTTCCTCCATATCGTCCGGGGCAAGTCCTTGGCCTTCGTCGGAGATTCTGTTGGGAGGAACCAGATGCAGTCCATCATCTGCCTCTTGTCCCGG GTTGAGTACCCGATCGACATGTCCCCTCCGACGACCGACAAACACTGGAAGTACGTGAACTACAACTTCACAATGTCATATTTCTGGTCGCCGTTCCTCGTCCGCTCCGGTGTGAGAGATGATGTCGGGCCTACCAACACAGGCCTCTTCAACCTCTACCTCGAAGAGTTCGACGAGTCATGGACCAATCAAATCCACGGCTTCGACTACCTCATCATCAACGCCGGTCACTGGTTCAACCGCAACACTGTCTACTACGAAAATCGCCGCGTCGTCGGCTGCCGCTACTGCCTGCTCCCAAACATCACCGACCTCCCAGCAACCTACGCCTACCGCCGGGCCTTCCGGACAGCCTTCCGCGCCCTCGAGAATTTCGATGGCGTGACGCTCGTGCGGACGTTCGCGCCAGCGCATTTCGAGGGCGGGGAGTGGAACGCCGGAGGCGACTGCGTGCGGCGACGGCCGGTGGGGAGCAACGACACGGTGCTGGACGGGCAAACATTGGATATGTATACGGCCCAATTAGAGGAGTTTAGGGCGGCGATGGGGAGAGGGAAAAGGGGGATGAGAGCGATGGATGTGACCAAAATGATGTTGTTGAGGCCTGATGGGCACCCGAGTAGGTACGGGCATTGGGCCGAAGAGAAGGTGGTGTTGTACAATGACTGTGTGCATTGGTGCTTGCCCGGCCCGATTGATTCAGGGGCCGATATTTTGCTTCATATGTTGAAGATGGAGGCCCGCAGAGGATAA